One Cellulomonas sp. Y8 DNA segment encodes these proteins:
- a CDS encoding MFS transporter — protein MPSRHPEPNKTAIYATALTAFFAIAGIAVVDPILPVIGEEIGASTWQIELLFTAYLVVMAVGMIPAVIATGRYGYRKVLATGVTVVAAAAVLAALSGNILELAVLRGLWGLGNAMFFATAMVLLVALATDREWVVELFETCVGLGFAVGPLIGGLLGQISWRVPFAACGVFMLIALGMSITRLRDPQDPPTALTLRDVWQPFRRPAFRTLCVVTAAYNFVFFVVLGYTPVFLGLDVIPLGLVFTAWGIGLAVGILVVGHRLAHRIGAVATVGVAIGGLLVALAARHERRDRRVGRGAGAGRRLHGHREREPHRPGARARRCGAPHHHRGVQPGPLGLRGPRARDRRPAAAPGERDGPVLGGRGGAADRRGGVRVEGPRDGRGGRREADLPAVGPRGARRRGHARGGAGRGLSPAGPDPAPTRCRVGAGSAPDEA, from the coding sequence ATGCCCAGTCGGCACCCCGAACCGAACAAGACCGCCATCTACGCCACGGCCCTGACCGCGTTCTTCGCGATCGCCGGGATCGCCGTGGTCGACCCGATCCTCCCGGTGATCGGCGAGGAGATCGGCGCCTCCACCTGGCAGATCGAGCTGCTGTTCACCGCGTACCTGGTCGTGATGGCGGTGGGCATGATCCCCGCGGTCATCGCGACCGGCCGGTACGGCTACCGCAAGGTGCTCGCGACCGGCGTCACGGTCGTCGCGGCGGCCGCGGTGCTCGCCGCCCTGTCCGGCAACATCCTCGAGCTCGCCGTGCTCCGCGGCCTGTGGGGCCTGGGCAACGCGATGTTCTTCGCGACCGCGATGGTGCTGCTGGTCGCGCTGGCCACCGACCGCGAGTGGGTGGTCGAGCTGTTCGAGACCTGCGTCGGCCTCGGCTTCGCGGTGGGCCCGCTGATCGGCGGCCTGCTCGGCCAGATCTCCTGGCGGGTGCCGTTCGCCGCGTGCGGCGTGTTCATGCTCATCGCGCTGGGCATGTCGATCACCCGGCTCCGCGACCCGCAGGACCCGCCGACCGCGCTGACCCTGCGCGACGTGTGGCAGCCGTTCCGCCGCCCGGCGTTCCGCACGCTCTGCGTCGTGACCGCCGCGTACAACTTCGTGTTCTTCGTGGTGCTCGGCTACACCCCGGTGTTCCTCGGCCTGGACGTGATCCCGCTCGGCCTGGTGTTCACCGCGTGGGGCATCGGCCTGGCGGTCGGCATCCTGGTGGTCGGCCACCGGCTCGCGCACCGGATCGGCGCGGTGGCGACGGTCGGCGTGGCGATCGGCGGCCTGCTGGTCGCGCTCGCTGCTCGCCACGAGCGCCGGGACCGCCGAGTCGGTCGTGGTGCTGGTGCTGGCCGGCGTCTGCATGGGCATCGCGAACGCGAACCTCACCGACCTGGCGCTCGGGCTCGGCGGTGCGGAGCGCCGCACCACCACCGCGGCGTTCAACCTGGTCCGCTGGGGCTTCGCGGCCCCCGCGCCCGTGATCGCCGGCCTGCTGCTGCACCCGGTGAGCGCGACGGCCCCGTACTGGGTGGGCGCGGCGGTGCTGCTGATCGGCGTGGTGGCGTTCGCGTGGAAGGGCCGCGCGATGGCCGCGGCGGTCGGCGAGAAGCTGACCTTCCGGCAGTGGGACCGCGCGGCGCGCGCCGTCGAGGGCACGCCCGAGGAGGCGCTGGGCGAGGCCTGAGCCCGGCCGGGCCGGACCCGGCACCCACGCGGTGCCGGGTCGGTGCCGGGTCAGCGCCCGACGAGGCCTGA
- a CDS encoding response regulator transcription factor has translation MGFRLVLDDEDDLTVVGEAGDGAEALRQIAALDPDVVLMDVRMPGTNGIEATERIVAAGSRSRVLILTTFDLDEYAFAALRAGASGFLLKDARPAELTAAIRAVATGDAVVSPRVTRRMLELFAEELPGEQDAPAPRGDARADDLTQREREVLLAVAEGLSNAEVAERLFLSEATVKTHVGRILAKLGVRDRVQAVVFAYESGLVGR, from the coding sequence ATGGGCTTCCGCCTCGTGCTCGACGACGAGGACGACCTCACCGTCGTCGGCGAGGCGGGCGACGGCGCGGAGGCGCTGCGGCAGATCGCCGCGCTCGACCCCGACGTCGTGCTGATGGACGTCCGGATGCCCGGCACCAACGGGATCGAGGCCACGGAGCGGATCGTCGCCGCCGGCTCCCGGTCCCGGGTGCTCATCCTCACCACGTTCGACCTGGACGAGTACGCGTTCGCCGCGCTGCGCGCCGGCGCGAGCGGCTTCCTGCTCAAGGACGCCCGCCCCGCCGAGCTCACCGCCGCCATCCGCGCCGTCGCCACCGGCGACGCCGTCGTCTCCCCGCGGGTGACCCGGCGGATGCTCGAGCTGTTCGCCGAGGAGCTGCCGGGCGAGCAGGACGCCCCCGCGCCGCGCGGCGACGCCCGGGCGGACGACCTCACCCAGCGCGAGCGCGAGGTGCTGCTCGCCGTCGCCGAGGGGCTGTCCAACGCCGAGGTCGCCGAGCGGCTGTTCCTGTCCGAGGCCACCGTGAAGACCCACGTGGGGCGGATCCTCGCGAAGCTCGGGGTCCGCGACCGGGTGCAGGCGGTGGTGTTCGCCTACGAGTCAGGCCTCGTCGGGCGCTGA
- a CDS encoding sensor histidine kinase, giving the protein MAPSRPRGGAAVVPPPVRPSPPEDPLSTPDPAPAAFTELDARRLGRVRRFFALHPRASDVLVCVFFALSAISSVGPVVDGAGPNVGFAADTVVLSGAAAALSLALTALALVALWFRRRWPVRVTIALGASAVLQVLLTGSVGAGDVAFALGLYVVAATRPQRQGWLLLGAATVGVLGAFFLWGAVLRPDGARLNVDIGSILVAGLVALAVGANVRGRRLHTRALVERHQQLVDAGEQHAKLAAAAEQTRIAREMHDVVAHGLTVMIALSDGARVAMRRSPDDAAAALDLLSETGRSALADMRRMLGVLRGADVPLEPQPGTQDLESLVQQFRAAGLTVHLTTAGPALPADAALALTVYRVVQESLTNALRHAGPGARVDVLVRHGAGRVGIEVVDDGAAADPVADAAGETGRLGRLGERLAVRGDDPLAARTRRRGRHRGHPRDTGARRPRPGRHARARGGLPWLRRGRAVPWRLAGARRAAHRGRP; this is encoded by the coding sequence GTGGCCCCGTCCCGACCCCGGGGCGGGGCCGCCGTCGTCCCGCCACCCGTCCGCCCCTCTCCTCCGGAGGACCCGCTGAGCACCCCGGATCCCGCCCCCGCCGCGTTCACCGAGCTGGACGCCCGGCGGCTCGGCCGCGTGCGCCGGTTCTTCGCCCTGCACCCGCGGGCGTCGGACGTGCTGGTCTGCGTGTTCTTCGCGCTGTCGGCGATCTCGTCCGTGGGGCCGGTCGTCGACGGCGCGGGGCCGAACGTCGGGTTCGCGGCGGACACGGTCGTCCTGTCCGGCGCGGCCGCCGCGCTGTCCCTCGCGCTGACCGCGCTGGCGCTCGTCGCCCTGTGGTTCCGCCGGCGCTGGCCGGTCCGGGTCACGATCGCCCTCGGCGCGTCGGCCGTCCTGCAGGTCCTGCTCACCGGCTCCGTCGGCGCGGGCGACGTCGCGTTCGCCCTCGGCCTCTACGTCGTGGCGGCCACCCGGCCCCAGCGCCAGGGCTGGCTCCTGCTGGGGGCCGCGACCGTCGGCGTGCTCGGGGCGTTCTTCCTGTGGGGCGCCGTGCTCCGCCCCGACGGGGCGCGTCTCAACGTCGACATCGGCTCGATCCTGGTGGCAGGGCTGGTCGCGCTGGCCGTCGGCGCCAACGTCCGGGGCCGCCGCCTGCACACCCGTGCCCTGGTCGAGCGGCACCAGCAGCTGGTGGACGCCGGCGAGCAGCACGCCAAGCTCGCCGCCGCCGCCGAGCAGACCCGGATCGCCCGCGAGATGCACGACGTGGTCGCGCACGGTCTCACCGTGATGATCGCCCTGTCCGACGGGGCCCGGGTCGCGATGCGCCGCTCGCCGGACGACGCCGCCGCCGCGCTGGACCTGCTGTCCGAGACCGGGCGGTCGGCGCTCGCGGACATGCGCCGGATGCTCGGGGTGCTCCGCGGGGCGGACGTGCCGCTCGAGCCGCAGCCCGGCACCCAGGACCTCGAGTCGCTGGTGCAGCAGTTCCGCGCGGCCGGGCTGACGGTCCACCTCACCACCGCCGGCCCCGCCCTGCCCGCCGACGCCGCCCTCGCGCTCACCGTCTACCGGGTGGTGCAGGAGTCGCTGACCAACGCCCTGCGGCACGCCGGCCCCGGCGCGCGGGTCGACGTGCTGGTCCGGCACGGCGCAGGGCGGGTCGGCATCGAGGTCGTCGACGACGGCGCCGCCGCGGACCCGGTCGCCGACGCTGCCGGCGAGACCGGGCGGCTCGGCCGGCTCGGCGAGCGCCTGGCCGTGCGCGGCGACGACCCGCTGGCCGCGCGGACCCGACGCCGAGGGCGTCACCGCGGTCACCCCCGCGACACCGGTGCGCGGCGGCCGCGGCCTGGTCGGCATGCGCGAGCGCGCGGCGGTCTACCGTGGCTCCGTCGCGGCCGGGCCGTACCGTGGCGGCTGGCGGGTGCACGTCGAGCTGCGCACCGAGGACGCCCCTGA
- a CDS encoding ABC transporter permease subunit, whose product MSATATVPATRAAARPSGDARVTFGRLLRSEWIKLWSLRSTWWVLPITVVAQAGIAWMIAYFGVRQFDESGMDYTVTAGDIVGGIQFAQLAICVLAVLAITGEYSTGMIRSTLSTSPTRTPALLAKGLVVVVVAFVTGVVGTLVSWAVTYPVLGEAHRVDLGLEMNQRILLGAPLYLAAIALLAYAIGALLRHSAGALATVLGLLLVVESVFALIPWAFFEKISPYLPMSAGSQLVMSDNPDAVLGPWEGYGVLVAWGVVALAAAAVLLRRRDA is encoded by the coding sequence ATGAGCGCCACCGCCACCGTCCCCGCGACCCGCGCCGCGGCACGCCCGTCGGGCGACGCCCGGGTCACCTTCGGCCGCCTGCTGCGGTCCGAGTGGATCAAGCTGTGGTCGCTGCGCTCCACGTGGTGGGTGCTGCCGATCACCGTCGTCGCTCAGGCCGGCATCGCCTGGATGATCGCGTACTTCGGCGTCCGGCAGTTCGACGAGTCCGGCATGGACTACACGGTCACCGCCGGCGACATCGTCGGCGGCATCCAGTTCGCCCAGCTCGCGATCTGCGTCCTGGCCGTGCTGGCGATCACCGGCGAGTACTCCACCGGGATGATCCGCAGCACCCTGTCGACCTCCCCCACCCGCACGCCGGCGCTGCTGGCCAAGGGGCTGGTCGTGGTCGTCGTCGCGTTCGTGACCGGCGTCGTCGGCACCCTGGTGTCCTGGGCCGTCACCTACCCCGTGCTCGGCGAGGCGCACCGCGTCGACCTGGGTCTCGAGATGAACCAGCGGATCCTGCTCGGCGCACCGCTCTACCTCGCGGCGATCGCCCTGCTCGCGTACGCGATCGGCGCGCTGCTGCGGCACTCGGCCGGCGCGCTCGCGACCGTGCTCGGACTCCTCCTGGTCGTCGAGAGCGTGTTCGCGCTGATCCCGTGGGCGTTCTTCGAGAAGATCAGCCCCTACCTGCCCATGTCGGCCGGCTCCCAGCTGGTCATGTCGGACAACCCCGACGCCGTGCTCGGGCCCTGGGAGGGCTACGGCGTCCTCGTGGCCTGGGGCGTCGTCGCGCTGGCCGCGGCCGCGGTGCTGCTCCGCCGCCGCGACGCCTGA
- a CDS encoding ABC transporter ATP-binding protein, with protein sequence MIEARGLTKRYGHKTAVAGIDFTVQSGKVTGFLGPNGAGKSTTMRMIMGLDRPTSGTVTVNGRPYAQLKSPLTEVGALLDAKAVHSGRSATNHLRAVAATHGIGRKRVDEVIEMTGLQAVAGKRVGGFSLGMGQRLGIAAALLGDPRTLILDEPVNGLDPEGVLWVRNLVKHLATEGRTVFLSSHLMSEMALTADHILVIGRGRIIADAPVADIVAGASGTRVRVRSPQASRLAELLQGPDTTVTSVEAGLIEITGTTAEAVGELAARDGVVLHELTPVAASLEAAYMSLTADDVEYHSAPTGAGTTVQQGQTAPTPEEARR encoded by the coding sequence ATGATCGAGGCAAGAGGACTGACCAAGAGGTACGGTCACAAGACGGCTGTCGCCGGCATCGACTTCACGGTCCAGTCGGGCAAGGTCACCGGCTTCCTCGGCCCGAACGGCGCCGGCAAGTCGACCACGATGCGCATGATCATGGGCCTCGACCGGCCCACGTCCGGCACCGTGACCGTCAACGGCCGCCCGTACGCGCAGCTGAAGTCGCCGCTGACCGAGGTCGGCGCGCTGCTGGACGCGAAGGCGGTGCACTCCGGCCGCTCCGCGACCAACCACCTGCGCGCCGTCGCCGCCACGCACGGCATCGGCCGGAAGCGGGTCGACGAGGTCATCGAGATGACCGGCCTGCAGGCCGTCGCCGGCAAGCGCGTCGGCGGCTTCTCCCTCGGCATGGGCCAGCGGCTCGGCATCGCCGCGGCTCTGCTCGGCGACCCGCGCACGCTCATCCTGGACGAGCCGGTCAACGGCCTCGACCCCGAGGGCGTCCTGTGGGTGCGCAACCTGGTCAAGCACCTCGCCACCGAGGGCCGGACCGTCTTCCTGTCCTCGCACCTCATGAGCGAGATGGCGCTGACCGCCGACCACATCCTCGTGATCGGTCGCGGCCGGATCATCGCCGACGCCCCCGTCGCGGACATCGTCGCCGGAGCCTCCGGCACCCGGGTCCGGGTGCGCAGCCCGCAGGCGAGCCGCCTGGCGGAGCTGCTCCAGGGCCCGGACACCACCGTCACCTCCGTCGAGGCCGGGCTGATCGAGATCACCGGCACGACCGCCGAGGCCGTCGGCGAGCTCGCCGCCCGCGACGGGGTTGTGCTGCACGAGCTCACCCCGGTCGCCGCGTCGCTGGAGGCCGCGTACATGTCGCTGACCGCCGACGACGTCGAGTACCACTCCGCGCCCACCGGGGCCGGCACCACCGTCCAGCAGGGGCAGACCGCCCCCACCCCCGAGGAGGCCCGGCGATGA
- a CDS encoding Bax inhibitor-1/YccA family protein encodes MTNPVFNNSAVFGDPRARGNRGRAQQTAAGPGAYGATATGPVIEAQSLEQMYGAPAATTRDTGRLTYDDVIIKTGGLLALLVVVAAATWNVAPGLWPIGAVVGLVLGLVNAFKKNPSPLLITLYTVAQGVFLGGISLAFQNMTFDGQSVQPIVLQAVIATFATFGAALFLFKSGRVRVTPKFTRWLLIAMVGYLAYSLVNVVMMFFVSSDGFGPLRNGWVGVLAGLFAVGLAAASLIMDFDAIKRGVEQGAPAKMAWSAAFGLIVTLVWLYLEILRILAILQGRD; translated from the coding sequence ATGACCAACCCGGTGTTCAACAACAGCGCCGTCTTCGGCGACCCGCGCGCCCGCGGGAACCGCGGACGTGCGCAGCAGACCGCGGCGGGGCCCGGTGCGTACGGCGCCACCGCCACCGGGCCGGTGATCGAGGCGCAGTCGCTGGAGCAGATGTACGGCGCGCCCGCGGCCACCACCCGCGACACGGGCCGCCTGACCTACGACGACGTCATCATCAAGACGGGCGGGCTGCTCGCGCTGCTGGTCGTCGTCGCGGCCGCCACCTGGAACGTCGCGCCCGGCCTGTGGCCGATCGGCGCGGTCGTCGGCCTGGTGCTCGGCCTGGTGAACGCGTTCAAGAAGAACCCGAGCCCGCTGCTCATCACGCTGTACACCGTGGCGCAGGGCGTGTTCCTCGGCGGCATCAGCCTGGCGTTCCAGAACATGACCTTCGACGGGCAGTCGGTGCAGCCGATCGTGCTGCAGGCCGTCATCGCCACGTTCGCGACGTTCGGCGCGGCGCTGTTCCTGTTCAAGTCCGGCCGGGTCCGCGTCACCCCGAAGTTCACGCGCTGGCTGCTCATCGCGATGGTCGGCTACCTGGCCTACTCGCTGGTCAACGTCGTGATGATGTTCTTCGTGTCGAGCGACGGCTTCGGCCCGCTGCGGAACGGCTGGGTCGGCGTCCTTGCCGGTCTGTTTGCGGTCGGTCTCGCGGCAGCGAGCCTGATCATGGACTTCGACGCGATCAAGCGCGGCGTCGAGCAGGGTGCTCCCGCCAAGATGGCCTGGTCGGCCGCGTTCGGCCTGATCGTCACGCTGGTCTGGCTGTACCTCGAGATCCTGCGCATCCTCGCGATCCTGCAGGGTCGGGACTGA
- a CDS encoding tagaturonate reductase — MTTTSPPGPAGHPTPAAHADAVGLPVPDATTVTRDALPLTVLQFGAGNFLRAFVDQMIQGANDAGVTRHGVAVVHATPGPDRALDLLREQDGIYHVLLEGVRSGEPVRQVTRVTAIQRVVRAHEEFAAYRATYLEPSLQVLVSNTTEAGIAWVEGDDLAATPPASFPAKVTALLLDRFRHFGGDPAAGLHVVCCELVEDNASTLRRYVLAHATANGLPDAFVAWVEQACTFHDTLVDRIVPGYPRDEIDDVHRQIGYADRLVVKGELYGVWAVGGDPALREVLPLDRAGQPVEFLPDVRPYRDRKVRVLNGMHTALSPLGLLLGEDGVRETVARADVARYLDLLLDREILPSLAEDPEALRRFAATIRERFTNPFLHHRLADIALNALAKYRARNLPVLLEAWQDGREAPATAFALAALLVLDSGRLGPAGFEPADDPGPLALARACDDRDLPGWVRGVVVAAGMLTADDPRLGRLADEVAGHAGSILRRGAEAALAHLLAGAG; from the coding sequence ATGACCACGACGTCCCCGCCCGGCCCGGCCGGACACCCCACCCCCGCCGCGCACGCCGACGCCGTCGGGCTCCCCGTGCCCGACGCGACGACCGTGACCCGGGACGCGCTCCCGCTGACGGTGCTGCAGTTCGGCGCCGGCAACTTCCTGCGCGCCTTCGTCGACCAGATGATCCAGGGCGCCAACGACGCGGGCGTCACCCGGCACGGCGTCGCGGTCGTGCACGCCACGCCCGGCCCGGACCGGGCTCTCGACCTGCTGCGCGAGCAGGACGGGATCTACCACGTGCTGCTCGAGGGCGTCCGCTCCGGCGAGCCCGTGCGGCAGGTCACCCGGGTCACCGCGATCCAGCGGGTCGTGCGGGCCCATGAGGAGTTCGCCGCCTACCGCGCGACCTACCTGGAACCGTCGCTGCAGGTCCTGGTGTCCAACACGACCGAGGCGGGCATCGCCTGGGTCGAGGGCGACGACCTCGCCGCCACCCCGCCCGCGTCCTTCCCCGCCAAGGTCACCGCGCTCCTGCTGGACCGGTTCCGGCACTTCGGCGGCGACCCGGCCGCGGGCCTGCACGTGGTGTGCTGCGAGCTCGTCGAGGACAACGCGAGCACCCTGCGGCGGTACGTGCTCGCGCACGCGACGGCGAACGGCCTGCCGGACGCGTTCGTCGCCTGGGTCGAGCAGGCCTGCACGTTCCACGACACCCTGGTCGACCGGATCGTGCCCGGCTACCCACGCGACGAGATCGACGACGTGCACCGGCAGATCGGGTACGCCGACCGGCTCGTGGTCAAGGGCGAGCTCTACGGCGTGTGGGCCGTCGGCGGCGACCCGGCGCTGCGCGAGGTGCTGCCGCTGGACCGCGCCGGCCAGCCCGTCGAGTTCCTGCCCGACGTCCGGCCCTACCGGGACCGCAAGGTGCGGGTGCTCAACGGGATGCACACCGCGCTGAGCCCGCTCGGCCTGCTGCTCGGGGAGGACGGCGTGCGGGAGACCGTGGCGCGGGCGGACGTCGCGCGCTACCTCGACCTGCTGCTGGACCGCGAGATCCTGCCGTCGCTCGCCGAGGACCCCGAGGCGCTGCGCCGGTTCGCCGCGACCATCCGCGAGCGGTTCACCAACCCGTTCCTGCACCACCGGCTCGCCGACATCGCGCTCAACGCGCTCGCAAAGTACCGCGCGCGGAACCTGCCCGTGCTGCTGGAGGCGTGGCAGGACGGCCGGGAGGCGCCCGCGACGGCGTTCGCGCTCGCCGCGCTGCTGGTCCTCGACTCCGGGCGGCTCGGGCCCGCGGGGTTCGAGCCCGCCGACGACCCGGGGCCGCTCGCGCTCGCGCGCGCCTGCGACGACCGCGACCTGCCCGGCTGGGTCCGCGGGGTGGTGGTCGCCGCCGGGATGCTGACGGCGGACGACCCGCGGCTCGGGCGCCTCGCGGACGAGGTGGCCGGGCACGCCGGGTCGATCCTGCGCCGAGGAGCCGAGGCGGCGCTGGCGCACCTGCTGGCGGGCGCGGGCTGA
- the uxaC gene encoding glucuronate isomerase, protein MTAPARPAGAWTLHPDRALPADPVTRPVAREIYRATRDLPLVAMHGHVPVEWFADDAPFPDPAQLLVVPDHYLVRMLASQGAGIEELGVAPVATDAGVVAEADPREVWRRFCAGWPLFRGTPTRFWLETELVEVFGVTERPSAATADALYDQVQAAIDDPAFRPRALLDRFGIEVISTTDPAWSTLDAHARLAADGLGDRVVPTFRPDALLAVDRPGWRADLERLGEAAGTDVGSYAGYREALRVQRARFRAAGARASDHGLLGTGTTPLTDAEAERVFAAALRGDVTAADADAFAGHMLFQMAAMAAEDGLVLQLHPGVLRDHDPAVAAAFGPDKGYDIPVATEWTRALRPLLAAFGRHPGFRTILFTTDESTFSRELAPLAGVYPSVRLGAPWWFLDAPDAMRRFREAVTETAGFANTSGFVDDTRAFVSIPARHDLARRVDAGYLARLVVEHRLDLDEAVDTAADLAYHLPLRAYEAS, encoded by the coding sequence GTGACCGCCCCGGCCCGGCCGGCGGGCGCCTGGACCCTGCACCCCGACCGCGCGCTCCCGGCCGACCCCGTCACCCGGCCGGTCGCGCGGGAGATCTACCGCGCGACCCGCGACCTGCCGCTGGTCGCCATGCACGGGCACGTGCCCGTCGAGTGGTTCGCCGACGACGCGCCGTTCCCCGACCCCGCCCAGCTGCTGGTGGTCCCGGACCACTACCTGGTGCGGATGCTCGCCTCGCAGGGCGCCGGCATCGAGGAGCTGGGCGTCGCCCCGGTGGCCACGGACGCGGGCGTCGTCGCCGAGGCCGACCCGCGGGAGGTCTGGCGGCGGTTCTGCGCCGGGTGGCCGCTGTTCCGCGGCACTCCGACCCGGTTCTGGCTGGAGACCGAGCTGGTCGAGGTCTTCGGCGTCACCGAGCGCCCGAGCGCCGCGACCGCCGACGCGCTCTACGACCAGGTGCAGGCGGCGATCGACGACCCGGCGTTCCGGCCGCGGGCGCTGCTCGACCGGTTCGGCATCGAGGTGATCAGCACCACCGACCCGGCGTGGTCGACCCTGGACGCCCACGCCCGGCTCGCCGCCGACGGTCTCGGCGACCGCGTCGTCCCGACGTTCCGGCCGGACGCGCTGCTCGCCGTCGACCGCCCGGGCTGGCGCGCCGACCTCGAGCGGCTGGGCGAAGCGGCCGGCACGGACGTCGGGTCCTACGCCGGCTACCGGGAGGCGCTGCGGGTGCAGCGCGCCCGGTTCAGGGCCGCCGGTGCCCGCGCGTCCGACCACGGGCTGCTCGGCACGGGCACCACCCCGCTCACGGATGCCGAGGCGGAGCGGGTGTTCGCGGCGGCGCTGCGCGGGGACGTGACGGCCGCGGACGCCGACGCGTTCGCGGGCCACATGCTGTTCCAGATGGCCGCGATGGCCGCCGAGGACGGTCTGGTCCTGCAGCTGCACCCGGGCGTGCTCCGGGACCACGACCCCGCGGTGGCCGCGGCGTTCGGACCCGACAAGGGGTACGACATCCCGGTCGCGACGGAGTGGACCCGCGCCCTGCGCCCGCTGCTGGCGGCGTTCGGCCGGCACCCCGGGTTCCGGACCATCCTGTTCACGACCGACGAGTCCACCTTCTCCCGCGAGCTCGCCCCGCTGGCCGGCGTCTACCCGTCCGTCCGGCTCGGCGCGCCGTGGTGGTTCCTCGACGCCCCCGACGCCATGCGCCGGTTCCGGGAGGCCGTGACCGAGACCGCCGGGTTCGCGAACACCTCGGGGTTCGTCGACGACACCCGCGCGTTCGTGTCGATCCCCGCCCGGCACGACCTGGCCCGCCGCGTCGACGCCGGGTACCTGGCCCGGCTCGTCGTCGAGCACCGGCTCGACCTCGACGAGGCCGTCGACACCGCGGCGGACCTCGCCTACCACCTGCCCCTGCGCGCCTACGAGGCCTCATGA
- a CDS encoding glycoside hydrolase family 105 protein, with product MTTQTTPDAPTGRGYGTARTRWAVLGADTLLAREPLVNLRDRWEYEDGLVLDGIRAVHALTGDPRYAAYIRRNLDHFVREDGSILGYARAEYNLDHVNNGKAVLDLLAETGERRYRLAADRLFQQLLRQPRLRAGTFWHKQIYPDQVWLDGLYMGSVFYARYCVLADRTDLLDDVVLQFTTAYDLTVEGPSGLCRHACDESRRMAWADPGTGRSPHVWLRALGWFVMAMADVLEHLPAEHPGRARVRDQLEDVLAALLRVRDPRTGLWYQIPDQGDRPLNYLESSGSFMVLAAIAKALRLGYLTGDRWEQALESGWAHATEQFLSVDAQGWVNVHRMCQVAGLGGQPYRDGSYAYYMSEPVVTNDHKGVGPFLLAAVEMDRRHGLGAAR from the coding sequence ATGACCACGCAGACGACCCCGGACGCGCCGACCGGTCGCGGCTACGGCACCGCACGCACCCGCTGGGCGGTGCTCGGCGCCGACACGCTGCTCGCCCGCGAGCCGCTGGTGAACCTCCGCGACCGCTGGGAGTACGAGGACGGGCTGGTGCTCGACGGCATCCGCGCCGTGCACGCGCTCACCGGCGACCCGCGGTACGCCGCGTACATCCGGCGGAACCTCGACCACTTCGTGCGGGAGGACGGCTCGATCCTCGGGTACGCCCGCGCCGAGTACAACCTCGACCACGTCAACAACGGCAAGGCCGTCCTGGACCTGCTGGCGGAGACCGGCGAGCGGCGGTACCGCCTCGCCGCGGACCGGCTGTTCCAGCAGCTGCTCCGCCAGCCGCGGCTGCGCGCCGGGACCTTCTGGCACAAGCAGATCTACCCCGACCAGGTCTGGCTCGACGGCCTCTACATGGGCTCCGTCTTCTACGCCCGCTACTGCGTGCTGGCCGACCGGACCGACCTGCTGGACGACGTGGTGCTGCAGTTCACCACCGCGTACGACCTCACCGTCGAGGGCCCGTCCGGGCTGTGCCGGCACGCCTGCGACGAGTCCCGTCGGATGGCCTGGGCCGACCCGGGGACCGGGCGCTCGCCGCACGTGTGGCTGCGCGCGCTCGGCTGGTTCGTCATGGCGATGGCCGACGTGCTCGAGCACCTGCCCGCCGAGCACCCCGGCCGCGCGCGCGTCCGGGACCAGCTCGAGGACGTGCTCGCGGCGCTGCTGCGGGTCCGGGACCCGCGCACCGGCCTCTGGTACCAGATCCCCGACCAGGGCGACCGGCCGCTGAACTACCTGGAGTCCTCGGGCTCGTTCATGGTCCTCGCCGCGATCGCCAAGGCGCTGCGCCTCGGGTATCTGACGGGCGACCGTTGGGAGCAGGCGCTGGAGTCGGGCTGGGCGCACGCCACGGAGCAGTTCCTGTCGGTCGACGCGCAGGGCTGGGTGAACGTGCACCGGATGTGCCAGGTCGCGGGCCTCGGCGGGCAGCCGTACCGCGACGGCTCCTACGCGTATTACATGAGCGAGCCCGTCGTGACGAACGACCACAAGGGCGTCGGGCCCTTCCTGCTCGCCGCCGTCGAGATGGACCGCCGGCACGGCCTCGGGGCGGCCCGGTGA